GCTTGCGACGGATCCACATCCACCCCGCCAGCAGCGCCAAGGTCAGCAACGCGGCCAGGATCCACATCCACGGCAGCGGCGGCCCCGGCACGTCCACCACGTCGCGCGGCCCTCGCGGCCGGGTAGAGTCCGCCGGCAGCACCGCGCGGACGAACGGCAGCGGGATGGCGATCGGCAACGTGTTGACGGTCCCGTCGCGCGCGGTCATCCGCACCTCACCCTGCGCGCTTCCCCCTGGGCCGGGCACCCACGCGACCATCGGGATGACGATGCGCGCGATCCCGGCGGAGTCCGTCCGCTGCGCCTCGCCGACGGTCTGCCAGCGGCCATCGGGCGCGGGCGGCAGCTCCACACTGGCCTGTCCGCCCGCCAAGGGGACGAACACGGCGGCGCGGAAGCGATCGCCGACCGTCACCGTGTCGGGATCGACGCCCACCTGTACGGCGGATGACTGAGTGTGGATGGGGGTCGCGCAGGCGAGCGCCAGCGGCACCCACGCGGCGGCGCGCAGGAGGCTCATCGCCGGAGGCGGCGCTCGCGGCGGCGGAAGAACGAGAGGACCGCGGTGGAGACGGGCGCGTCGGTGCGCAGTTCGATCGGCTCCACGCCCAGGCGGCGGAAGATCTTCGTCAACGCCGCCCGCTCGTCGCGCACGTCGTCCGCGAACCGCTTCCGCACGTCATCATATCCCGTATCTACCCAGATGAGATCGCCGGTCTCCGGGTCCTGCATCCTCAGCACGCCCACGTCGGGAATGGTGCCATCCGCCGGGTCGCCCAAGACCACGGGGACGACGTCGTGGCGCGCGGCGGCGAGGGCGATGGCCGTCTCGAAGCGGGCGCGTGCCTCGGACAGCTGGAAGTCGCTGATCAGAAAGACGATGGAGCGCGAACGCATCACCCGTACGGCGTGGCGCAGCGCGGCGGCCAGGTCCGTCCCCTGCCCCGCGGGGCGGAACACCAGCAGGTCGCGGATGATGCGGAGGACGTGGCGGCGTCCCTTTCGCGGCGGAACGAATGCCTCCACCCGGTCGGTGAACACCATCAATCCCACGCGGTCGTTGTTGCGGATGGCCGACATGGCGAGCGTGGCGGCTACTTCGGCCACCATCTCGCTCTTGAACCGGCCGCGCGTGCCGAACCGCTGCGAGCCGGACAGGTCCACGGCCAGGAGCACCGTCAACTCACGCTCCTCCACGTACTTCTTGACGTACGTGGTTCCAGTGCGGGCGCTGACGTTCCAGTCAATGGTCCGCACGTCGTCGCCCGGCACGTACTCGCGCACCTCCACGAACTCGATCCCCTGCCCCTTGAACACCGAGTGGTACTCGCCGCTGAACTGCGACGCGACGAGCCCGCGCGTGCGCAGGTCGATGCGCCGAACCTGGCGCATCACGTCCGCCAGCGCGGGCGGCCGCGCGTCGTCCGGGGACGGCGCGGGCGCGGGGGACCGGCGGAAGCGGGACAGCAGCGACATCGGCGTCAGGGAACGCGCACGGCCCGCAGCACGCGCCGGACGATGTCTTCGGAGGTGACTTCTTCGGCCTCGGCCTCGTAGGTGGTGACGATGCGGTGGCGCAGCACGTCGGGCGCGATGGCCTTTACGTCCTCGGGCGTCACGAAGCCGCGGCCACGCAGGTACGCATGGGCGCGCGAGCAGGCGGCCAGCGCAAGCGTGGCCCGCGGTGACGCACCGTACTCGATGAGCGGCGCCAGCTCCCCCGCCCCGAAGCGCTTGGGCTCGCGGGTGGCGGCCACCAGGTCCAGGACGTAGTCGGCGATGCGGTCGTCCAGGTACAGCTGGCCGATGGCTTCGCGCGCCGCCAGCACGTCCGCGGGGGTGGCGACGGGCTCCACGGGGATGTCGGCGCCGGTCGACATCCGCCGCAGGATCTCCTTTTCCTCTTCGCGGGTGGGATAGCCCACGCGCACCTTGAGCATGAAGCGGTCTACCTGCGCCTCGGGGAGCGGATAGGTGCCCACCTGCTCGATGGGGTTCTGCGTGGCCAGGACCAGGAAGGGCGTCGGCAGCGGGTACGTTTCGCCGCCGATGGTCACCTGCTTTTCCTGCATGGCCTCCAGCAGCGCGGCCTGCACCTTGGCGGGCGCGCGGTTCACCTCGTCGGCCAGGACGATGTGGGCGAAGATGGGGCCGCGGTGCGGGACGAACTCGCCCGTGCGCTGGTTGTAGATGGTGGTGCCCACCACGTCTGCCGGCAGCAGGTCCGGGGTGAACTGGATGCGCGCGAACGTGGCGTCGAAGGTGTCTGCCAGGGTGCGGACGGCGAGCGTCTTGGCCAGGCCGGGCAGCCCCTCGAACAGCACGTGGCCGCCGGTGAGCAGGCCGATGAGCAGCCGCTCGACCATGTAGTCCTGCCCCACCACACGGCGGTGCATCTCGTGGATGATGCGGTCCAGGAACGCGGCCCGGGGAGGGGCGCCCGGCGGGGCGTACGGCGACGGCTGTGTCATGCGTGCTGGTTCGAATTCGTGTGTCGGGTTGACGCGACGGAGATTGTCATCCTGAGGCGCAGGCGCACCGAACCGTCCCCACTCCATACTTCGCGCGCCGAAGGATCTAGCCCTGTTCCACTTCGCAATCTGGGCGCGACAGCGGCACGAGAGCCCGAGACTCGGATGCCCGCACGGGAGCCGGGCCTCGCTCACGCCTCGGCAGCCCCCTCTCCCGGCCTCTCCCCCGCAAACTGCGCGGGAGAGAGGAGACCTTCCATCGCGGTTCGACTGGGCTCGGCGCATGCCGCGGCGGGCCCCTCCCCCGGCCCCTCCCCCGGCAAACTGCGCCGGGAGAGGGGGGAAATTCGGTCGGGGTTCGACGGGCTGCGTCGCATGCCTTGGGAGCCCCCTCCCCCCGGCCCCCATCCCCCGCTGCGCAGGGGAGGGGGAGACCTGAATCGTGCTTCGGCTGGCCTCGCGCACTCTACTGGCTCCCTTCCCCCGCGCAGTTTGCGGGGGAAGGGTTGGGGATGGGGGTCGCCGGCCCGTGCACCGGACTGTGCCCTGACGCACCCAACCTCGAAGTGTACCCCCTCTCCCACGCTGTTTGTGGGAGAGGGTCGCACGCGTGTCAGCGCGGCGGGGTGAGGGCCCCACGGCAGCCGAGGCCCACGTTTCCGTGACCGCTGCCGCGCCCTGACTTGTACGCGTCCGCGGCTAGATCCTTCGGCCCGCGACGGATATGCTGCGGGCCAGTATCGCTCGCTTGGGCCTCAGGATGACAGGGCTCCGCGCTAGTCCCCGTCCGCATCTAAACCACCCCATGATGACGAACCGCCGCGGCCCGATGCAGGCCGCGGCGGTTGTGCCAGAAAGAACAGTGCCGCGGCGCGGCGTCACTCCTTCGCGAGCGCCGCGAACACCGCCTCGCGCACCTGGTCGTTGCGGTCCTTCAGCAGCCGCTGCAGCACCGCGCGGGCCGGCTCGCCCCCCACGTCGGCCAGGGCGCGCACCGCCTCCACGCGAATCGGGGCCGGCGTGCGGTGAAAGAATCCGCCCGCCGAGGCGCGCTCCGCCAGGACGGGAACCGCGCGCGGGTCGCCCACCCGGCCCAGCGCGCGGATCACCTCCACCTGCGTGTCCTGGTCCGTTTCCTGTGCCAGCCGCGCCAGCAGCGGCGTGACGGCCGTCGACAGCTTGGTCAGCCCCATCCCCAGCGCCGCCGCCGCGCGCAGGCTGGGCTCCTTGTCGTTCAGCCCCTTCGCCAGCAGCGGCACCGCCTCTTCGCCACCGATCTTGGAGAGCGCCAGGATCGTCTCGCGGCGCACCCGCGCGTCGGAGTGCTCGATGGTGCGGCGGAAGTGGTCCACGGCGTCGGCGCTGCGGATCTCTCCCAGAATGCCAACCATGTTGCGGACCACGAACCAGCGCTCGTCGCCGACCATGTCTTCCAGCAGCGGCACGCCCACCTGGTCCAGCGCCACCAGCGCGTCGCGGTACGCCCGCCGCGCCGAGACGTCCGTCGCCGCCACCAGCGAGCGCACCAGCGGCGACACCGTGTCGGCGCCGATGTGAAGCAGGGTGGAGCGAAGGCTTGCGCGCTCGTCCTCGCTGCGCGCCTTGCCCAGCCGCGTCACCAGTTCCTCGATCAGCGCGCGGTTGGCCACGCGGTGCATCGCAAGCATCACCATTCCGCGCGCCGCGGGGTTGCGGCCGCGCAGTTCCTCGGCGTCGTGGCGCAGGTCCTGGATCAGCGCCACGCCTCGGCCCATCATCTCCCGCGAAACGCAGTACTGCGCCACGAACTCCAGGCGGTTGAGCACGATAAGGCGCTCGGATTCCGTCGATGACTCGCGTACCAGCCGGCGCAGCTCGTCGGTGTTCTCGTGCTCCACGCGCACCGCGGAGTCGCGCACCTGCTCGTACATGTCGTGCGCGCTCCACAGCGCGATCCCCGGCTCCAGCCCCTCCACCCTGCTGCCCTGCCCGGCGACCGTGCTGACCACCACCGGCGGCGATTGAATCCAATGCCCATCCAGGGCGACGCGCGCCGCCCCGGCCGCCGTCATCGCAGCCGCCAGTCCCCCAGCCGCCTTCGCGATCCGCGGCGGAAGGGCCGCGGCGGACAGGAAGCGGCCCAGCGACTCGGCTCCCACGTCGTGGCGAAGGGCGATGGATGAAACGCCGTGCTCGGCCAGGCGGTGGACGAAGCGGTCCACGTGGCCCGACCGCGGCCCGTGCGTACCGTTCACGGTCACCGCGCCGGGCGACAGGCGGATCTCCAGGTACTCGCCCGTGGCGAGCAGGGTCGTCGCCAGGTTCAGCAGCGCCTGGGTGAGCGTGGGATGCGTGAGCGGATAGAACTCGCCCAGGGCAAAGGCCTTGGCGAGGTCCACGAGTTGGCGCGAGGGTGTGTTTGCCGAGGGCATGGGTGCTCGGTGCGCTCTCGTCTCCGTAGCGGAAAATCCCGGCGGCCAGCCCGGAGGGATGCTGCGGTGCAACGGCATGCAGGATGGTGCCGACGCGGGCGCTCCACAAGAGCCGCGATTCGGCGGATGCCCGGCAGCCGCGGTGGATACCGCGGCTGCCGGACGGATCGTCAGCGGCCCTTCTTGCCTCCGCCTTGCCCGGGACGCCTGCCGGGCTCCGGCGGCTTCGCTCCCGGCTTGTTCCCGGGCTTGGCGCGGCCACCGGGCTTTCCGCCCTTGGGCTTTGCGCCGCCGGGCCGGCCGCCCGGACGCGCACCCGCGGGCCGATCATCCGTGCGCGGCGCCCCACCAC
This region of Longimicrobium sp. genomic DNA includes:
- a CDS encoding HEAT repeat domain-containing protein → MPSANTPSRQLVDLAKAFALGEFYPLTHPTLTQALLNLATTLLATGEYLEIRLSPGAVTVNGTHGPRSGHVDRFVHRLAEHGVSSIALRHDVGAESLGRFLSAAALPPRIAKAAGGLAAAMTAAGAARVALDGHWIQSPPVVVSTVAGQGSRVEGLEPGIALWSAHDMYEQVRDSAVRVEHENTDELRRLVRESSTESERLIVLNRLEFVAQYCVSREMMGRGVALIQDLRHDAEELRGRNPAARGMVMLAMHRVANRALIEELVTRLGKARSEDERASLRSTLLHIGADTVSPLVRSLVAATDVSARRAYRDALVALDQVGVPLLEDMVGDERWFVVRNMVGILGEIRSADAVDHFRRTIEHSDARVRRETILALSKIGGEEAVPLLAKGLNDKEPSLRAAAALGMGLTKLSTAVTPLLARLAQETDQDTQVEVIRALGRVGDPRAVPVLAERASAGGFFHRTPAPIRVEAVRALADVGGEPARAVLQRLLKDRNDQVREAVFAALAKE
- a CDS encoding DUF58 domain-containing protein; translated protein: MSLLSRFRRSPAPAPSPDDARPPALADVMRQVRRIDLRTRGLVASQFSGEYHSVFKGQGIEFVEVREYVPGDDVRTIDWNVSARTGTTYVKKYVEERELTVLLAVDLSGSQRFGTRGRFKSEMVAEVAATLAMSAIRNNDRVGLMVFTDRVEAFVPPRKGRRHVLRIIRDLLVFRPAGQGTDLAAALRHAVRVMRSRSIVFLISDFQLSEARARFETAIALAAARHDVVPVVLGDPADGTIPDVGVLRMQDPETGDLIWVDTGYDDVRKRFADDVRDERAALTKIFRRLGVEPIELRTDAPVSTAVLSFFRRRERRLRR
- a CDS encoding MoxR family ATPase: MTQPSPYAPPGAPPRAAFLDRIIHEMHRRVVGQDYMVERLLIGLLTGGHVLFEGLPGLAKTLAVRTLADTFDATFARIQFTPDLLPADVVGTTIYNQRTGEFVPHRGPIFAHIVLADEVNRAPAKVQAALLEAMQEKQVTIGGETYPLPTPFLVLATQNPIEQVGTYPLPEAQVDRFMLKVRVGYPTREEEKEILRRMSTGADIPVEPVATPADVLAAREAIGQLYLDDRIADYVLDLVAATREPKRFGAGELAPLIEYGASPRATLALAACSRAHAYLRGRGFVTPEDVKAIAPDVLRHRIVTTYEAEAEEVTSEDIVRRVLRAVRVP